Below is a genomic region from Lysobacter terrestris.
CAGCGAGCACATGGTCTTGCCTTCGGGCACCACGCGCTTGACCACCGAGTAGGTGTCCTGCTCGAGGATCCTGTACGGCACGCCGAGCGATTCGAGGTACGCGGGCAGGACGTGCGCGGGGAAGTCGGGCTGCTTCTGGTCCAGGTTCACCGCGACCAGCTCGAACTTCACCGGCGCCTTCTGCTGCAGCTGCAGGAGGATGTCGAGCATGGTGTAGCTGTCCTTGCCGCCCGACAGGCACACCATCACCTTGTCGCCGTCCTCGATCATGCCGAAGTCGGCGATCGCGCGACCGACCTGGTGGCGCAGGCGCTTGGCGAGCTTGTTGGACTCGTGCGCGCGCTTGTGCGCGCGGGGCAGCGGTTCGGCCAGGGGCAGGGCAATGTTCACGGCAGGACAGGTCGATACAGCGGAGTGCCATTCTACCGTCGCCGTGTGGACGGCTCGCGGTTGCCGGGGCGGTGCGCTGCCGCGGCCGCGGATACGGGTGCTTGGCGCTTGCCCGCGGGCCGGATCGCGGGATCCCGCCAAGGCCGACGCGGCAATCGCACGCGTCGGCCTTGCGGGAACTGTCATGCGTCCGCTCCGGCCCCGGCGTAAGCTGTGCGCATGATCGAAACCGACGATCCCGCCGCCATCGCCCAGAAGCTGGCCGAGCTGAAGCTCGAGCATCGCGACCTGGACCTGGCGATCGAGCGGCTGATGGTGGATGCGGCCGCGGACGAGCTGACGGTCAAGCGCCTGAAGAAGCGCAAGCTGTGGCTGAAGGACTGCATCGCGCGGTTGGAGAGCGCGCTGATTCCCGACCAGCCGGCGTGACGCGCGGCTGGCAGCCACGAAAAAGGCGGACTGCGGTCCGCCTTTTTCTTTTTCCGATACCGTTGCGGCGAGCCGTCAGCCGGCCGGCGCCTCCGGCTTCGCGCTCTCCGGGCTGATCTTCTCGATCGTGTGCCGCAGTTCGCGGCCGAGCACCACCTTGGCGTCCTTCGCCCACGTGGTCAGGCGCTGGTCGAAGGCGAGCTTGCCGTTCTCGTCCGGCCACACCAGCTTGAGCTCGCGCAGCTTGAGGATGAAGCCGCGGAACAGCGACTTGTCGAAGAACTCCGGCGCCGCCGGTGCGTACAGCAGCGACAGGCGCTGCGCAGCGAGGTGGCACAGGCTTTCCAGTTCGCCCGAGGACAGCGTGCCCGCACCGTTCTTGGCCAGCACGGAAATGGCGATGTAGTAGCGCTCGAAGGCCTGCTGCAGCGAATGGCCGATCGCGCGCAGGCGGAACACCTCGTCGGTCTGGCCGGCGTTGCGGGCAAGGATGCCGCCGTCGTCGTCGCTGACGCGTTCGAGCAGGCCCTCGCTGACGAACAGGTCGACGGTGCGGGTCAGGCGCTCGCCGAATTCCTCTTCGCTCCACGGCAGGAACAGCTCGGCCTGCAGGAACGGATACACGTTCCGGCCCAGTTCCTGCACGCGCGTCAGGCTCATGCGCCGGTTGTGCTGGAAGCAGCAGGCGATCCACGCGGCCGCGGTGAACAGGTGCAGCACGTTGTTGCGGAAGTAGCTCAGTAGCACCGCCTTCTCGTCGTCGACGCCGAGCACGTCGCCGAGCGGATGCTGCACCCGCTCGAGCACGTTGATCTCCTCGCCGTGGGCGATGATCTGTTCGGGCGTGTGCGGGGTGACGGTGACGCGGTCGGAGTACGGCAGGTCGGCGAGCAGCTTCTGCGACAGCGCGATCTGGGTGCGCAGGTCGGCTTCGCCCATCGCGTGCTTGGGCGTGGACAGCAGCGCCAGCGCCAGCAGGTTGATCGGGTTCACGTCCGCGGCGCGGTTGATATTGACGTTGATGCGATCGGCGAGGGTGGCGACGGTGTCGGCGAGCCACTTGGGCTTCTCGTCTTCCGGCACCGGCTTGCCGTCCCATTCGGGCGCGTGCTCGGCGAGCACGTCGCCGAGCAGGATCGGCTCGCCGAAGTTCACCACCACCTGGCCGTAGTTGCTGCGCAGCACCTTGGGTATGCCGGTGAGCAGCTGCCAGATCGATTCCTTTTCCTTCGGCTTGCCGGTCAGCTCGTCGAGGTAGCTGTTGCCCTCCATCAGCTTCTCGTAGCCGATGTAAACCGGCTGGAACAGCACCGGGCGCGTGGGCTGGCGCAGGAAGCCGCGCACGGTCATCGAGATCATGCCGCCCTTCGGCTGCAGCAGGCGGCCGGTGCGCGAGCGTCCGCCTTCGGTGAAGTACTCGATCGAGTAGCCGCCGGCGACCAGTTGCGCCACGTACTCGCTCAGCACCGCCGAATACAGCACGCTGCCGCGGATGCTGCGGCGGATGAAGAACGCGCCGCCCTTGCGCAGGATCGTGCCGATCACCGGCAGGTTGAGGTTGATGCCGGCGACGATGTGCGGCGGCACCACGCCCTTGGTGTAGAGCAGGTAGCTCAACAGCAGGTAGTCCATGTGGCTACGGTGCGATGGCACGTAGACCACTTCGTGGCCCGGCGCGGCCTGCTTGAGCTTGTCGAGGTGGTGCACCAGCACGCCGCGGTAGATGCGGTTCCATACCGTGGTCAGCAGGAAGCTGGCCGAACGCACCACCGGGTGCGAATAGTCCGCGGCGATTTCGTAGGCGTAGCCGTGCGCCTTCTTCCACGCCTCGGTCAGCGAGGTCTTGTCGCGCGCGGCCTGGTCGGCGATGGCTTCCTTGACCGTGTCGGCGGCCAGCACCTGGTCGATCAGCAGGCGGCGCGTGGACAGGTCGGGGCCGATCACCGCCGCGCGCAGGCGGTGGAAGTGGGTGCGCAGCACGCGCGAGAGCTTGCGCACGGTGCGCTCGGGCGGCAGGCCTTCCTCGAGGATGTCGCGCAGCGACACCGGCGGGGCGAACTGCACCAGCGTGTCGCGGCCGTTCAGCGCGATCGCCAGCAGGCGGCGGAAGCGGCCGACCAGGGTCCAGTTTTCCGAGAACAGCACCGAGAACCAGCCGCTGCTCTTGTCCGGCGCGCGGCCGACGAAGATCGAGACCGGGACCAGCTGGACGTCGAGTTCCGGCTGCGCGCGGTGCGCTTCGAGCAGGCGCGCGAGCGAACCCGAATGGGTCTTCGCCGAGGGCGGCGCGTTGGTCTTGGTCCCGGTGATCGTGTCGGTGATGGTGTCGGCGAGCGGCGCCAGGGTGCTGACGTTGCGGCGCGACAACGCGAGGTAGGCGCGCTTGCGGCCGAGCGGATCGCCCGGCAGCGGCTGCAGTGGGGTGGGCAGGCCCGCCTCGCGGCAGGCGCGCTCCAGGATCAGGGCGTTGGACAGGCCGTAGTCCTCGAGCACGTAGCAGACCGGACGGCCGTCGAGCTGGGCGACATGCTCGGCCGGGGTCTGCGGCTCGATCTTCAGCGCGACCCAGGGCTCCATCACCCAGCCCAGCAGCTTCGCCCACAGCGGGCGGCGTGGGGCGGGGCGCGAGCGGGCGTCGGTGGCGGCGCGTTCGGAGGTCGCGCGCGCGGACGTGGCGGGCGCCGGCATGGGCAGCTCGGGTTGGGCGGCGCTGGGGTCCGCCGCCGCTGCGGGCATGGCGTCCGCGGTCATTTCAGTGGGGGCGGCGGACGGCGCCGGCGCGGCCTCGGTGGCGGGCGTCGGGGCCTGCGGGCGCGTCGGTTCGTCGTCCGGGAACAGGGAGGTCTGGTTCGGCATTGGCGGGATTATGCCGGCCGGCCCGGCGTAAATCCCGGATGCGGCCGGCGCGGCAGGGTGACCGCGGAGGGGAAAGGGAGGCGATCGTCCTCGAACGTGGCGCCTAGGGCGCCCGCGCGGCCTGCTGTCGGGCCTCCGCGCCGCCCGCCTCCGCCTCGGTCCGCGCGCGGCGCAACAGGTCGCTCAGGTACCACTGGCCCTCATCGCGCTCGAGCAGGACGTAGGCATCGATCGGCTGCCCGGCCAGGGTGTACTGCAGCCGGACCCGGGCCTGTTCGCCGGTCTGCTGCGCCAGAGTGATGCGCATGCCCGCCAGGGCGGCGTCGAAGTCGAGCCCGTAGGAGACCAGGGCCCGTTCCAGGCGCACGAAGAAGGGGCCCAGCCGCTGCAGGCTGCGGGTCATCCCGGCCCGGCGCAGGCCGTCGGGGCCGCCCAGGCCGGTGCTGCGGGCGGCCAGGGTGATCTGCGGCACGACCTGGCGCGCGTGGTCCGCATCGGCCAGCGGCGCGCGCTGGCCCCAGCGGGCGAGCGCGGCAATCAGCTGGCGGTAGTGGTCGCGTTCCTCGTCGCTGTAGGCCGCCTCGTTCGCCACGTACTGGCTGGTGAACAGCCCCAGCGTGGTCGCGGCGGTGCGGATTTCGGCCTGCGCACCGGCGAACTGGCGCCGGTAGGCGGTCAGCAGCGCCTGCTCCGAGCGCGGCTCGGCGAGGGTGGTCAGGAAGCCCTGGAACTTCTGGTCCAGCGGCAGTTCGGTCAGCGGCCACAGCGTGCGGCCTTCGCTCCAGGCGGCTTCCAGCCGGGCGTGCAGGGCGGGCGGGACGGCGTGGTGGCTGTAGCCGACCAGGTCGTCGCGGCGCAGGTCGTCGACCAGCTGCTGCACGGCAGCGACGGGCGAGGACGGCTGCTCCACCGGCGCAGGCGCGGGTTGGCAGGCGGCCAGGCACGACAGCAACAGGGCGGCGGTGACGCTTCGGATCCGGGGCATGGGGGTTCGCAAGCGTCGAGCGCTGGGCGGATGGTGGCGTGCCCCGACGGGGCGGCACAAGCCAAGCCCGTCGCGAAACCCCCTTCCGGGGCCAGCGGCGATGCGACAAGGAAGGTCAGCTAATGACGCGGGCCCGCCGGACGGACGCTGCGCGGCGGGTGGCGGAAAGGCCCGAAACGGCAAAGCCTCGCCGAACCTGTGGCCAAAGTTGGCACGCTTCGTGCTTGCTTCTGCGACCCGGATCACATTCGCGCAAAGGACGGCCCCACCTTGAGACACCTGAATGAACGCTTTGAAGATTTCGCTTCTCGCCGTCCTCGCTGCCGCTCCGTTCGCTGCTGACGCCGCCAACACCTCGAGCTCCTTCGGCGTCGAGCTCACCGTGCAGAACTCCTGCACCGTCACCGCCGGCGGTACGGCCGCCGACATGAACTTCGGCACGGTCACCGGCAACATCACCGCCAACCGTGACGCCACGACCTCGCTGACCGTCAACTGCAACAACGGCGCGAACTACCACGTCGGCCTCAACGATGGCGTCAATGCCCTGACCGGCCAGCGCCGCATGGCGAGCCTGACCACGTCCGGTTTCGTCAATTACGAGCTGTACTCCGACAGCGGCCGCACCGCGCGCTGGGGCGTGACCGCCGCCGGCGGCACCGCGACCGACGTCGACGGCACCGGCAACAACGCCGACCAGACCCTGACCGTCTACGGCCGCGTCCCGGGTGCCCCGGTGCAGTCCGTCGGCGCTGGTGTCTACCACGACACGATCACCGCCACGATCGAGTTCTGATCATGCGCAAGGCAGTTCCCGCCGCGCTCCTGGGCGCGGCGTTGGCCTTCTTCGCGCCCGCGTCCTGGGCGCGGGGGCAGTTGCAGGTGGCGCCCACCCTGGTCGAACTGGCCCCGGGTGCCGCCGCCGGCCGCCTCACGCTCGCCAATACCGGCGATGCGCCGGTGGCCGCGCAGGTCCGCGTCTTCGCCTGGAGCCAGGCCGAGGGCGAGGACCGGCTGGCCGCGACGCGCGAAGTCGCCCTCAGTCCTGCCATCGTGCGGATCGCCCCGGGCGCGAGCCAGGTGGTCCGCGTGGTGCGGGAGGGCGTGGCCCCGGAACTGCGCGATGCGACCTATCGCATCGTCGTCGATGAATTGCCGGTTCCCGGCGAAGCACAGGAAGCGGGAATCCAGTTCCGCCTGCGTTTCGTCGTGCCGGTGTACGTGCGCGCGGCCAGGGCCGCACCGGTGGCACTGGTTTGCCGGCTCCACGCCGCGCGCCTGGCCTGCCGCAACAGCGGTGGCCGGTCGGCGCAGCTGGGCGCGACGCGCCTGCTCGATGCGCGTGGGCAGGCGGTGACGCTCACGCCGGGCCTGTTCGGTTACGTGTTGCCGGCGAGCGAGCGGCGCTGGTCGCTGGATGCGGCGTCGCTGGCCAAGCTGGGCGGCGCGCTGCGCCTGGAAAGCCGGGTCAACGGCGAACCGCTGACGGTGCCTGTCACCCGTGCGCCCTAGGTCGCTGGCCCTCGCTGTCGGGATCGCCCTCGCGGCGTTCGCCACGACGGCGAGCGCCGGCGCGGGCACCGATGCCGGCACCGATGCCGGCACCGATGCCGGATCCTTCTCGCTCGGCGAATTGGGCTTGCCGAGCCTGGGCGGCGTCGCGGCGATGGCGGTGAACGCCGGCGACGCGCAGACGCTGTACCTCGAGGCCTACCGCGGCGAACGCCCGCTGGGCCAGCTGGCGCGCGTGCAGCTGCGCCAGGGCCGGTTGTACGCGGTGCCGGACGACCTGCGCCGCCTCGGTGTCGTGATCGATGCCGGCTGGCCGACCGATGACACCGGCCTGCTCGCGCTCGACGACGTGCCCGGACTGAACTACCGCTACGACGTCGAGGGCCAGCGCCTGATCCTCGACGTGGCGCCGGACCGGCGCCCGAACCAGGCGTTGGGTTACCGCACGCCCGCGGCGGTCGCCGCCACGCGCAGTCTCGGCGTGCTGCTCAATTACGACGCCTACGCGCGCAGCGCCGGCGCGGAAGACACCCTGTCGGTGGCGACCAGCGTGCGCGCCTTCGGTCGCTTCGGTGCGATCGAGAACAGCTTCCTCAGCCGCGGCGGCGATGACGCCGACGCCTACCGGCGCCTGGACACGCGCTGGACCCTGAGCGATTCCGAACACATGACCACCTGGACCGCCGGCGACCTCATCGGCGGCGGGCTGGGCTGGACCCGGCCGGTGCGCATGGGCGGCGTGCAGCTGCGGCGCAACTTCGGCGTGCGCCCCGACCTGATCACCTTCCCGGTGCCGCGCTTCACCGGCCAAGCCACGGTGCCGTCCTCGGTGGAGCTGCTGGTCGACAACGTCCGCCAGTTCGGCACCGAGGTCGATGACGGCCCCTTCGTCCTCGACAGTTTCCCGCGCATCACCGGCGCCGGCGAGGCGACGCTGGTCGTGCGTGACGCCCTGGGCCGCACCACCCAGACCAGCGTGCCGATCTACGTCGACTACCAGCGCCTGGCGCCGGGCCTGAGCGACTTCAGTGCCGAAGCCGGCCGCCTGCGCCTGGGCTACGCGACCGACGACGACCGCTACGACGACGAGTGGATCGCCAGCGGCAGCTACCGCCGCGGCCTCTCGATGTCGCTGACCGGCGAGGCGCACGCCGAATACGGCCCGGACCTGCGCATGTACGGCGCCGGCTTCGTCTGGGCGCCGGCCGGCCACCTCGGTGTCGCCACCGCCTCGCTCGCCCGCAGCGAAGGTGCCACGATCGGTTACCAGCGCAGCGTCGGCTACCAGTGGATGAATCCGCGTTTCGGCTTCGACCTGAAGACGCAGCGCCGCACCGGCGGTTTCCGCGACCTGGGCGACCTCGCCGAGGGCGGCGCGCGGCCGACGTCGCTGCAGGCCCAGGACCAGGCCTCGGCCTGGTGGGCGATGCCGCGCGGCAGCCTGGCGTTTTCGTGGGTGCGCTGGCGCAACCACGACGCCGACGGCGACACGGTGCGCACCATGACCTGGTCGCAGGTGCTGGGCCAGCGCCTCAACGCCAGCCTCGGCGTGTTCGACAGTGCCGGCACCGGGCGCGGCATCAACCTCAACTTCAACCTGCCGCTGGGCGAGCGCCGCGACGCGTCGCTGTCGGTCAGCCGCAACGACGGCCGCACCGATACGGTCGCTGCGGTCCGCCAGTCGCCCGGCTACGACGGCGGCTGGGGCTGGGAACTGCAGGCCGGCGACCGCGACGGCGAGTACGGCCTCGCCTCGGCGACGCTGCGCGGCCGCCACGGCGAGGCCACGGTCGGCGCCGACCATCGCGATGGCGACACCGGCTATTTCGCCCAGGCCAATGGCAGCCTGGTGTGGATGGGCGGCACCGCGTTTGCCAGTCGCCGCGTCAGCGATTCCTTCGCCGTGGTCAGCACGCAGGGCGTGGCCGGCGTGCCGGTGCTGTACGAGAACCGCGTGTTCGGCAAGACCAACGCGCGCGGCTTCGTCCTGTTGCCCGACCTGCGCGGCTGGCAGCGCAACCGCATCGCCATGGATCCCGACGCGCTCGGCGTCGACTACCGCGTGCCGCCGCTGGAACAACTGGTCACGCCCGCCGACAACGGCGGCGTGCTGGTGCGCTTCGACGTCGCCGCGGTGCACCCGGCGATGGTGACGCTGCTGACCCGGTCCGGTGCGCCGGTGCCGGCCGGCAGCGAAGGCCGCATCGTCGGCAGCGCGGCCACCTTCCTGGTCGGGCTCGACGGCGAGACCTACATCGACGACCTGCCGGCCGGTGGCGCGCTCGAGGTCGAAGTCGCCGGTGCCGCCTGCCGCTATGCACTGCCGGCGCGGACCGCCGCGACGGGCGTGGCGCAGGTCGGTCCGCTCCGTTGCGAGGAATCGCCATGACCCTGCGCCTGGGACTGCTCCTGCTTGCGCTTATGCTGCTGTGGCCGGCAACGGCCAATGCACAGAGCTGCACCTTGTCCGCGCAGTCGCTCGCCTTCGGCACGATCGGCACGCCGACCGCGCAGCGCGATGCCACTGCCGACGTGACCGTTACCTGCACCGGTTCGCCCGGCGTCGTGCGCGTATGCCTGACCATCGATGCCGGTACTGCGCCGAGCACCGCGATCAACCGCGTGATGCGCTTCGGTACGAACCAGCTCGCCTATGCGATCTCGGCCACATCTGGCGGAACCACATGGGGTGACACCAACCTCACCGGTCAGGAAGTGCCCGTTACGATCAGCGGAAGCAGCGGCAACGCGACGGCGCGCATGTATGGGCGCATTGCCGCAGCCCAGAACGTGGTTGCCGGCACCTACTCCTCGACGCTCGCGGTGCGCGGCCGCATCCCCAGCGGCGGGTCGCCCTGCACCAGTGGCAGCAGCGGCACTACCCTGACTGCTGCATCGTTCACCGCCAACGCCACGCTGGGCGGCATCTGCTCCATAACCGCCGCGCCGGTGAACTTCGGCACGGTAGCCAACCTATCGAGCGGGCTCAGTGCCAGCGGCGCGCTCAGCGTGACCTGCAGCAACACCATGCCCTACAGCATCGCGCTCAATGCCGGCACGACCACGGGCAACACCATCGCTGCCCGCAAGCTGGCCCTGAACGGCGCCGGCGCGGGCGTCGTCTCCTACCAGCTCTACCAGGACAGCGGGCGCGCCACGCTCTGGGGTGACGGCAGCAGCGGCGCCACCTATCCCGGCACCGGCAGCGGCACCGCGCAGACCATCCCGGTGCACGCATACGTGCCCAACCAGGCCACGCCGGGGTCGGGGACGTACCGCGACACCGTGACCGCGACGATCACCTACTGACCGTCCGTGCGCGACCCGCACGGGTCGCGATTCCAGGCAAAAGAAAGGGAGGCCACAGGGGCCTCCCGCAATCCGGCGCGAGGCCGGTGGACTTGGTTGTGGCGCGATTCCGGCAAGGCCGGATGCAGGCAGGTTAATCGCCTTCCGGACTTTAAGCAATACTTTTCTATATTGCTATAACTTATTGATTTACATAATGGATCATGCCAATAGCCGGTCGACTGACGCGACGCTCACTCGCGCCCGTCGTCCAGCGCGGACTCCTTGGCGGCGCGGCGCGCGGCCTCGGGTTGGCGCCATTCGTTGTCGAACAGCGCCGGTTCCCAGCTGCCGTACAGCGGGTTGGGCAACGCCCACCAGCGCTCGCCGATCCACGCCAGGTACGGCGCGATCGCGGCGCGGCGGCCGTCGCGCGTGTTCGCGGTGACCTGCACGAAGTCGCCGACCTGGTCGCCGAACTGCATCAGCACGCGGTGCTTGCGCGCGACCAGCTGGCGCCGGCAGGCCTTCTCCGATCCTTCCTGCTCGCAGCCGTCGACCACAGTGCCCAGGCCGAGGAACTGGCCGTCGTCCTTGAGCGGAAAGCCCACCGCGCGCAGGTTCGCCAGCGTCGCCTCGGCCAGGCTCGCGTCGCGGTTGCTGATGTAGAAGACGGTGACGCCCTTCGATGCCGCGGCCGCCAGGAACTCGACCGCGCCCGGCAGCGGCCTGGCCTTGCGCTCGTTCACCCATTCGCCCCAGGCGGCCTCGTTGAAGCCGCGGTGCTCGCGGATCTGCCGCACCGAGCTGGGCGAGTTGTCGAGCACGGTTTCGTCGATGTCGACGATGATCGCCGGCGGCAGGCGCGCGAAATCGTTGCTGCGTTCCTCGTGCGGCAATGCATCCCAGTGCTTGTCGCGCAGCGCCGCATCCAGGCGCTGGCCCGCGGCGCGGTAGATCGCGGTGTAGACCAGGTCGCGCTCGACCGAGGTCTGGTACCACACCGCGGCGTTGAGGCTGTCGTCGGCCGGCGGATCCTGGGTGGCCGCGACCGACGCGGGCATTGCAGCCGCGGCTTCGCCGGCGGCGTCCTGGTGAAGCGTGCCGTCGTGAAGCGCGCCGTCATGAAACGTGGCGCAGCCGCCGAGCAGGGCGGTGGCGAGCAGGGTCAGGGAAACGGAAGCGCGCATGCGGTGCAGCCCGATGAAAGAATCCGGGCGAGTTTACCCAAGCGCCGTGGCAACGCCGTGGCGGTGCGCCGCGCGCAAGCCGTGCCGGATCAGCCTTCCAGCAGCGCCTTGATCGCGGCGAAGCCGGCGCTCGCGCGTTCCTGCTTGCGCGCCGCGTCGGCGACCGGATCGGCGCCGTCGCGCTGCAGTTCGGCCGCGGGCAGCTCGTCGAGGAAGCGGCTCGGCTTGAGCCGCAGCTTGTCGCCCCAGCGCGAGGCCTCGCGCGAATGCGACAGCCACAGCTGTTCCTTGGCGCGGGTGATGCCGACGTAGAGCAGGCGGCGTTCCTCGTCGAGCGAGCCTTCCTCCAGCGCCATCTCGTGCGGCAGCGTGCCGTCCTCGCAGCCGACGATGAAGACGTAGCGGAACTCCAGGCCCTTGGCGCCGTGCATCGACATCAGCCGCACCTGGTTGCCGGCATCGCCCTTGTCGGCATGCGAGAGCAGCGCGAGCTGCGCGGCGAGTTCGCCGGGACCGGAACCCTTGCCGCCGTCGAACCAGCCGGCGAGTTCCTCGAGGTTTTCCTTGCGGCGCTGGAAGCTCGCCTCGTCCTTGCACTGCGCGCGGATCGACGCCAGCATCCCCGACTTCTCGCCGAGCACGCGCACCAGTTCGGCGGGGCTCAGGCGCTGCGCATCGCCGCGCAACGCACGCACGATGCCGGTGAAACCATCCAGCGCGTTGGCCGCGCGCGGCGCGAGCTGCTTGAGCGCGCCCACCGATTCGGCGGCGCGCGACATCGGCATGTGCGCGCCGTGCGCGAGTTCGGCCAGCTTAGACAGCGTCGTCGCGCCGACTTCGCGCTTGGGCGATTGCACCGCGCGCAGGAACGCCGCGTCGTCGTCGGGATTGGCGATCAGCCGCAGCCAGGCGAGCGTGTCCTTCACTTCCTGACGTTCGAGGAAGGCGGTGCCGCCGCTGAGGTGGTAGGGAATGCGCAGCAGCTGCATCGCCTTTTCCAGCGGCCGCGACTGGTGGTTGCCGCGGAACAGGATGCAGAAGTCGCTCCACGGCGCGGAATGCTTCTGCGCGATGAAGTGGATCTCGCCCGCGACCTTTTCGGCTTCGTGCGCGTTGTCGCGGCATTCCCACACGCGGATGCGCTCGCCGTCGGGCTGGTCGCTCCACAGGGTCTTGGGATGCTCGTGCGGGTTGTGCGCGATCAACGCATTCGCGGCGCGCAGCACGCGGTTGGAGCAGCGGTAGTTCTGCTCCAGCTTGACGATCTCCAGCGTCGGATAGTCCTTGCCCAACTGCAGCAGGTTGTCCGGGTTGGCGCCACGCCACGCGTAGATCGACTGGTCGTCGTCGCCCACGCAGGTGAACAGGCCCTTCGGCCCGGCCAGCGCCTTGAGCAGGCGGTACTGCGCGTCGTTGGTGTCCTGGCACTCGTCCACCAGCAGGTAGCCGATGCGCTCGCGCCAGCCCAGGCGCAGGTCCTCGTCGGCTTCCAGCAGCTGCACCGGCAGGCGGATCAGGTCGTCGAAGTCGACCGCGTTGAACGTGCTCAGGCGCTGCTGGTACTTGCCGTACAGGATCGCCGCGTCCATCTCGCGCGGGCTCTGCGCCGCGGCGAGCGCCTCTTCCGGCGACAGTCCCGCGTTCTTCGCACGCGAGATCAGGTTGCGCGCGTTGTCGAGCACGTCCGGCTTGCTGCCCGCTGGCAGCAGGTCCTTCAATTGCGCGCCGGTGTCATCGCTGTCGAACACCGAGAAGCCGCGGCGCAGTCCGGCCTTGGCGTGTTCGATCTGCAGGAACTTCAGCCCCAGCGCGTGGAAGGTGCAGATGGTCAGCCCTTCGGCCGCGTCGCCCTTGATGCGCTTGGCGACGCGTTCCTTCATTTCCTTCGCCGACTTGTTGGTGAAGGTGATCGCGGCGATGCGGCGCGCGGGCATCCGTCCCGACGCGATCAGGTGCGCGATCTTCTCGACGATGACGCGCGTCTTGCCGCTGCCGGCGCCGGCAAGCACGAGCAGGGGGCCGTCGGTGTGCAGTACGGCGGCGCGTTGGGGCGGGTTGAGGAAATGCATTGCGATCGACGGGAGCTGGCCGCGCATTCTACTCGGGGCGGCGGTGGGCTTCCGCGGCCCGGGTGCGCTGAATGGTCGATCTGCGCGATCGCGGCGCGTGAGTTTCGGCATTCCGCGCAGCGATCGCGCCTGGATCTCGGACACATCGTCCGCCGTGCGGCGTCACTTTTCATTGCGGGAATCACGCGGCACCCATAGGCCATCAGTTGGCTGTGACGCCGCGCACATCTCGCTAGACTTTGCGAATCTTGTTCACCGGAACGAAACGGATGTCGAAGCTTCACGCACTGCAGCCCTCCGCCCTTGCACTGCTGCTCGCGATTGCGCCGGCAACGGCCCTGGCAGAACAGAAGTCGCCGCCGCCCGATCCGCTGGACAACCCGTTGTTGATCACCGCGGGCTTCCTGAGTCACCACCAGGACATCCAGTACCGGCTGCTCGGCATGGACGCGTACAAGGAAAAGCGCTTCGAGGATGCCATGCGCTACTTCCGCCGCGCGGGCTACTTCGCGGACAAGCCCTCGCAGGGCATGGTCGGCGAGATGTACTGGAACGGAGAAGGCGTGGAAGCCGACCGTGCGCTGGCCTATGCGTGGATGGACCTGGCGGCCGAGCGCGGCTACACCGGGTTCCTCGGTTTGCGCGAAAAGTACTGGCAGGCGATGAACGAGGGCGAACGCGCCCGCGCCATCGAACAGGGGCAGGCGCTCTATGCCCGTTTCGGCGATGC
It encodes:
- a CDS encoding fimbrial biogenesis chaperone yields the protein MRKAVPAALLGAALAFFAPASWARGQLQVAPTLVELAPGAAAGRLTLANTGDAPVAAQVRVFAWSQAEGEDRLAATREVALSPAIVRIAPGASQVVRVVREGVAPELRDATYRIVVDELPVPGEAQEAGIQFRLRFVVPVYVRAARAAPVALVCRLHAARLACRNSGGRSAQLGATRLLDARGQAVTLTPGLFGYVLPASERRWSLDAASLAKLGGALRLESRVNGEPLTVPVTRAP
- the plsB gene encoding glycerol-3-phosphate 1-O-acyltransferase PlsB, coding for MPNQTSLFPDDEPTRPQAPTPATEAAPAPSAAPTEMTADAMPAAAADPSAAQPELPMPAPATSARATSERAATDARSRPAPRRPLWAKLLGWVMEPWVALKIEPQTPAEHVAQLDGRPVCYVLEDYGLSNALILERACREAGLPTPLQPLPGDPLGRKRAYLALSRRNVSTLAPLADTITDTITGTKTNAPPSAKTHSGSLARLLEAHRAQPELDVQLVPVSIFVGRAPDKSSGWFSVLFSENWTLVGRFRRLLAIALNGRDTLVQFAPPVSLRDILEEGLPPERTVRKLSRVLRTHFHRLRAAVIGPDLSTRRLLIDQVLAADTVKEAIADQAARDKTSLTEAWKKAHGYAYEIAADYSHPVVRSASFLLTTVWNRIYRGVLVHHLDKLKQAAPGHEVVYVPSHRSHMDYLLLSYLLYTKGVVPPHIVAGINLNLPVIGTILRKGGAFFIRRSIRGSVLYSAVLSEYVAQLVAGGYSIEYFTEGGRSRTGRLLQPKGGMISMTVRGFLRQPTRPVLFQPVYIGYEKLMEGNSYLDELTGKPKEKESIWQLLTGIPKVLRSNYGQVVVNFGEPILLGDVLAEHAPEWDGKPVPEDEKPKWLADTVATLADRINVNINRAADVNPINLLALALLSTPKHAMGEADLRTQIALSQKLLADLPYSDRVTVTPHTPEQIIAHGEEINVLERVQHPLGDVLGVDDEKAVLLSYFRNNVLHLFTAAAWIACCFQHNRRMSLTRVQELGRNVYPFLQAELFLPWSEEEFGERLTRTVDLFVSEGLLERVSDDDGGILARNAGQTDEVFRLRAIGHSLQQAFERYYIAISVLAKNGAGTLSSGELESLCHLAAQRLSLLYAPAAPEFFDKSLFRGFILKLRELKLVWPDENGKLAFDQRLTTWAKDAKVVLGRELRHTIEKISPESAKPEAPAG
- a CDS encoding fimbria/pilus outer membrane usher protein, whose protein sequence is MRPRSLALAVGIALAAFATTASAGAGTDAGTDAGTDAGSFSLGELGLPSLGGVAAMAVNAGDAQTLYLEAYRGERPLGQLARVQLRQGRLYAVPDDLRRLGVVIDAGWPTDDTGLLALDDVPGLNYRYDVEGQRLILDVAPDRRPNQALGYRTPAAVAATRSLGVLLNYDAYARSAGAEDTLSVATSVRAFGRFGAIENSFLSRGGDDADAYRRLDTRWTLSDSEHMTTWTAGDLIGGGLGWTRPVRMGGVQLRRNFGVRPDLITFPVPRFTGQATVPSSVELLVDNVRQFGTEVDDGPFVLDSFPRITGAGEATLVVRDALGRTTQTSVPIYVDYQRLAPGLSDFSAEAGRLRLGYATDDDRYDDEWIASGSYRRGLSMSLTGEAHAEYGPDLRMYGAGFVWAPAGHLGVATASLARSEGATIGYQRSVGYQWMNPRFGFDLKTQRRTGGFRDLGDLAEGGARPTSLQAQDQASAWWAMPRGSLAFSWVRWRNHDADGDTVRTMTWSQVLGQRLNASLGVFDSAGTGRGINLNFNLPLGERRDASLSVSRNDGRTDTVAAVRQSPGYDGGWGWELQAGDRDGEYGLASATLRGRHGEATVGADHRDGDTGYFAQANGSLVWMGGTAFASRRVSDSFAVVSTQGVAGVPVLYENRVFGKTNARGFVLLPDLRGWQRNRIAMDPDALGVDYRVPPLEQLVTPADNGGVLVRFDVAAVHPAMVTLLTRSGAPVPAGSEGRIVGSAATFLVGLDGETYIDDLPAGGALEVEVAGAACRYALPARTAATGVAQVGPLRCEESP
- a CDS encoding Csu type fimbrial protein, yielding MNALKISLLAVLAAAPFAADAANTSSSFGVELTVQNSCTVTAGGTAADMNFGTVTGNITANRDATTSLTVNCNNGANYHVGLNDGVNALTGQRRMASLTTSGFVNYELYSDSGRTARWGVTAAGGTATDVDGTGNNADQTLTVYGRVPGAPVQSVGAGVYHDTITATIEF
- a CDS encoding YdcH family protein, with the protein product MIETDDPAAIAQKLAELKLEHRDLDLAIERLMVDAAADELTVKRLKKRKLWLKDCIARLESALIPDQPA